The Streptomyces sp. HUAS CB01 genome has a segment encoding these proteins:
- a CDS encoding NAD(P)H-dependent flavin oxidoreductase → MRTALTELTGVRHPVVQTGMGWVAGPRLVSAAANAGALGVLASATMTPARLRQAVREVRARTEAPFGVNLRADAGDARERVRIIVDEGVRVASFALAPSRELIAELRDAGVVVIPSVGARRHAEKVAAWGADAVIVQGGEGGGHTGDVATTVLLPQVVDAVDIPVVAAGGFHDGRGLVAALAYGAAGIAMGTRFLLTSDSTVPDAVKARYLAASVRDVTVTTAVDGLPHRMLRSDLVETLERSGRARALLHALRRAAGFRKLSGLSWPEVVRDGLALRHGKDLSWSQVLLAANTPMLLRAAMVEGRTDLGVMASGQVAGVIEDLPSCAELVGRVMAEAERALRELRGLPPGQD, encoded by the coding sequence ATGAGGACGGCGCTCACCGAGCTCACCGGAGTGCGCCACCCCGTCGTCCAGACCGGTATGGGCTGGGTGGCGGGGCCACGGCTGGTCTCGGCGGCCGCGAACGCCGGCGCCCTGGGCGTCCTGGCCTCCGCGACGATGACGCCGGCCCGGCTGCGGCAGGCGGTCCGCGAGGTGAGGGCCCGCACGGAGGCGCCGTTCGGGGTCAATCTGCGGGCCGACGCCGGGGACGCCCGGGAACGGGTGCGGATCATCGTGGACGAAGGCGTACGGGTGGCGTCGTTCGCGCTGGCCCCGTCCCGGGAGCTGATCGCGGAGCTGAGGGACGCGGGCGTGGTGGTGATCCCGTCGGTGGGCGCCCGGCGCCACGCCGAGAAGGTGGCCGCGTGGGGCGCCGACGCCGTGATCGTGCAGGGCGGCGAGGGCGGCGGGCACACGGGGGACGTGGCGACGACCGTGCTGCTGCCGCAGGTGGTGGACGCGGTGGACATCCCGGTGGTCGCGGCGGGCGGTTTCCACGACGGGCGCGGCCTCGTGGCGGCGCTCGCGTACGGGGCGGCGGGCATCGCCATGGGAACCCGCTTCCTGCTCACGTCCGACTCGACGGTGCCGGACGCGGTGAAGGCCCGCTATCTGGCGGCGTCCGTCAGGGACGTCACCGTCACCACCGCCGTCGACGGACTTCCGCACCGCATGCTCCGCTCCGACCTCGTCGAGACCCTGGAACGTTCCGGTCGCGCCCGCGCCCTGCTGCACGCGCTGCGCAGGGCGGCGGGCTTCCGGAAGCTCTCCGGTCTGTCCTGGCCGGAGGTGGTCCGCGACGGCCTCGCGCTGCGGCACGGCAAGGATCTCTCCTGGAGCCAGGTCCTGCTCGCCGCCAACACCCCGATGCTGCTGCGTGCGGCGATGGTCGAGGGCCGCACCGACCTCGGGGTGATGGCGTCCGGCCAGGTCGCGGGCGTGATCGAGGACCTGCCGAGCTGCGCGGAGCTGGTCGGCCGGGTGATGGCGGAGGCGGAGAGGGCGCTGCGGGAGCTACGGGGGCTGCCGCCGGGGCAGGACTGA